The window ATGACTTTTTCACTTCCATCACTGAAAGGACTACGCTTccttcctccttgcattcatgtgCAGCTACTTTTTTCAAAGCAAAATGGACATAGAAAAGGTCCCActtatgattcaacaatgacGGCGGATTCTCTATCTGCTTTTCCTTTGCCTATTGGGATAACTTTCCTAATGTCAGATCTTGCCCTGAAAAAATTCGATTTCGAGAGAAAGGGCATTCTTTGCTTCCTGTACGGATACTGTTTAGCATAAGCCTAGTTCTTCAGTCCAGAGAGTTAGGTCGTCTTATCAGAGAAAGAAAAATCTCCACGTGGGCAATCAGGTGAATCCAAAACAGCCTAGTCTATCCAGAAAGTGCCTTTGCATTCGATGCCATCGTCTGTACTTAGCATGCCTCCTGCAATCCGAAAAGGCAGAAGTGCCTTCTGATTCATGTGCATAGGCTTAGAGCCAGTAGTTGCCACTGGATTCCTCAAATGTCATTGCAGATGATCTTCTCTTCTCGGGCAGTTAATCAATATCCCCAATATCGGCAAGCAAGGTGACGAAAGCAAGTACTTTTTCTTCGAATTTGTATCTGTAGTCTGTCAGTTCCTATGAAAGTGAACCGGGCGTACTACTTCCCAACCGCTGGAAGCGCCTTGCTTATCGTATTCTTATGATTGTTgctactttttctttatttaaaaaggtTCTTTTCAAACATAGTCTAAGCCCGTAAATAAACCTATTATTATTCTAATTAGATCCAGGCCTGGAAAGCAAAGGAATTAGATTACCCTCCCactagaaaaaaatagaaacttattCCGGGATCTCTGCAGCTGCcgtgaaagaaagagaaagtgagAGCTCCTGCTTTCTTCGCATCTCGACTTCTATCTTGACTTTCAAGAAAAATCAATGTGAAAAGCATGTTGCTAAATGGCATGTTGAAAGTCGAACGAAACCTAGTTCTCCTAGGAAATAGTGAGGGTGGTATACGATCAGGGATGATCCTATGTTCGTTTTGGCCCTGCCCCGATGATGTTTTCCTTACcgattttctttcatttattgtCAGAAAAGCCGCTGGATCATCCTATAGAAATGATGAATGACATAACAACATAACATAAGAAGATGATCAAAAACTAATTGAATTGTCTTATGTGTCTGAAGGATGAGACACAGACGCATAGAACAGACATTCCCAATCATCTGCCAAATCGTCTTCCACTCATGCAATGGAAAAGCATTAAATCATACACTCACTTTAAGGGCACTCTAAATGGATGGAAACTGCCATTCGCTGGGGGGAATTCTCACTCGCACTCGTAGGAAAGATCTTCTCTTCATTGGAGATATGGCGAATCCAATTCCATGGAAGGCTGGAACATAACTCGGCTGAAAATAGACTGGCTTACTTTCTTTACTCACTTGATCGCAAGCACCTATTCGTTCAGCTGAATCGATCGACATAGAAGGCAACCCACACGGGATGGAAAGATGTAAAGGCTTTCAAGAAAGGAAAGGGACTACTGTTAGGGCTTTCAAACGATTAACTGCTTTTACTTTGAGATTCAAGTAAAAGCTTCCTTCCTCACTCGCTTAAAGAAGACCTGAGCACTCCATCCCTTAGTACAGCAATTGAGCTTGCTTTCGAGATTGACTAGGCTGATTCACGTATCAAAGGTAAGGCATATGAATACCCTTCATCAAACGGGAAAGATCTATTCATAAACACTCAGGCCCTTACATGGTTACACCCCCACCATCCTTAGACAATGGACTCAATCTTACCCTTAAAAAGCCATTAACAACAACTACTATGGGGGGCTTAGCACTCCACCGGGAACTCCAACTAAAACCCCCTGTAAAAGAAACTAACCTGCAACGTATTCTCTTTCTCTCCTACGGCCTGCCATGGAAACACTTACCACTGGACCGAAGCAGGGGGGACTCAAACTGGATCGAAAGCAGAAAGTATGGAAAGGGAAAGGAtagaatctttcttttttttttttttaggcggCTGAAAAGGCTATAGATTGACACTAGCTCTAACCCTTAATTGGCCAAGGCCAACTCCCTATGGATTAAGTGCACTTCTCCTCCATGGATGTAGCAATGGAAATCAACACTAATGATACAATCGCTGgaaggaaaaaccaaaaaaaccgCAAGGAAGGCGAAAAAACTAGCTTTCTCAATGAATtgatgaaaaaagaagaatgctTGATCACAGAATTTCTGTTTGACTCGCTGGCTAATGATCTTTTCCCTGGCCCTAGATCTGCTGGATTGAAAAAATCCTTCTTTTCTTGCTTTGCTTTGGGACAGAAAGAAAAAGTGCTTCCTGCCTATTATAGTCCCATATAGGGATTGGAATTGAAGCCtggaaaagaaatggaaaaataagGGAGCTCGCATGGACAAAATTTCCTTTGCTTGTATGGACCACTACTATTGAATCCGTCCCTCTCCCTCGCCTGTGCCTTATTCAAGCTTTCAACAGAAAGACCTATAACCCATCTCACAAGGGAAAAGACCTTATCACTCGAACTCGAAACAAGGAAGGCCGAAGGAAAGCTACTCCAACTGGAAAAGGATCTCTAGATGTCTCAAAGGCAGAAGTAAAGGCAAATCGAACTTATAGGAGAAAAATGGGAGAAGAAATTCTATTAGGATTGGAAGAAAGACTCTTAAACTTCTATGGGAGAATGCTTAAAAGACTGCCCGAGGGAGCGAGATTAGGAAAAGATTACGGCTAGAGGAAAACTAAGAGAGGGCTAAGGTTGGCTCAGTCCAGTTTCAATGGAGACTATCTTGAAACGGGTAGTATAGGGGTTCGCTCTTTCCCGAAGGTGATAAGAGAGGGATGAACCAGCTACATTGGATTAAAAAACAAACTTgcctagaaaaagaaaacttccTGCCTTTGCCCTTTCTCAGCTCCAAAAGTCTAATGTATCGTGAGAGAAAAAGGCTCTTCTTTCCCAACATGAGGGAGGCGGGTGTGGTAGGTCAACCTGAGACCTTAGTTAGAAGGAAGCAAAATACCCCCCTTTCTATCAAGCAATGGTACAAACTGAAGCAATAGGACCAATATGCAAATCAGGTTAAAAATCTAGAGCTCCACTATCTAGAGGAAGAAATCCGGGAAATAGTCGCCCTTACTTAAGTGAATTATGCCAGAAGGACAGCATAATTATCGAGTTACACTCCCCCCATTCTAAGAGAATACTTCATTTTAATGGCTACAAGGGCTATAGATTAACACTTGCTTACAAGAAAGAATACAACTCCACTCCACCTCGATTAAGATAACCAGAActccaaaaagaaaagaaggaattgaACTGGTTATTTCgggataaataaattataataaataaattggctTGGCTCGGAGGCAAAAGGATTAGGAAGTCATTATGGCTGGAGAGGGCAATGAAACAGAAGGAGAAAGAATGTAAGACGATGCTCTTAGCCCTCTTTTCTAGCACTGAAACTTTAGAGGCTTATGCAATTGTATGGGCACCCACTACTTATCCATAGTCTTCTACTGTAACTGGATCTCAAACTGCCTGAAAGGACAAAGAAAGCATTACAACTGCCTATGATGTTACACCCTCGCCAGGGGAAGGCATTAGATTAGCAATAGCTTAATAATGGATTAAGGGATATAACAGAATTCCTACTTGATTAGGGGCACTCACTTAAGTACGCAGGCTTTCAAGCGTATTTACTTGCAGCAGTCTAATTGAAACTCTTGCCCACCTAGCACCTTAAGCATACTTCTATCATGAGCGATTTCCGATTCCGTACTATATGAGTACACATCACACCGTCCGTATGGTGAAAGTCATCAAGCAAAAATAATAGTAGTCATCTACGTCCGCGAAGTCATTATTTCTTGAGcaaaaaaagtatatatttcGAACTTTTGATAGAAAGCTTAGAATAAGAGTGTTTTGCATATTCGGATACCCCAGCAGTTGCTTAGTTTTGATTCGTCTTTGGAAGCATAGGTGACAAGCTATCCAGTCCAGCAGCAcgtatttttcctttcttcagcTTCCTTCTTTCCTTTCCGCATGGCTCAGTGTGATCATGATGAATTGTCTTAGTGGAGATTTACTAAGGATGCGCATTTTCTATCAATTCAAGAAAGACTGCTTAGCTGATTTTAGAAAGTCCAGTTAATTATACCGGAAATAAAGAAGAGGGATGTTTGAACTCGCCCTACCAAAAGCATAACATAGTTCATAACCTACTTAAGCTTAAGAAAGGGGGACAAGGGGATCCTAGACGGAAACTTGGCAGGAAAGGCTCGTGCCAGAAGGGCCGTCCGGGGGGACACTCACTTATTAAAAATCTCTGGGGTGAAACTGAAATCCTAGTATACAACTTAGATCTGATAGCCCGAGCTTAGGGGCATTAGTATAGTAGCGAAAGACCTTGCTTCAGGTTGCCTTAGTCAGCTCCTTTGGTCCACCCTTTAAGCAAGGGGGGTTCGCCAGAACAAAAAAAAACGGACTAAAGAGACATATAAAAGCCCTACGGCTAAGCAAGGAAAAGGAATAAGATAGCCGATAAGCCATATATAAGAGCTTTTTAACGTCTTTACTTTAGCATGGGCGGGCGATCCTTAAACTTAGAACCTAATAAACACTGCCCTTAGCCCACAACCAGATCAGAAGGAAGGTCAGCCAGAGACTTCCAAAGTCAGTTAAGTTAAGGAGAAAGAAAACCAAGGAAGCCAGCCCAGGCATCTATAGCCGCACTACCGTAGCGCAATAGCTGTAAATCTACATTCTCATTTACCATAGGTGAAGCAAGGATACAAAAATAAATCACTCAGTTAGCCCTCAATGAATCACTTAGGAAAGCTAGCCCATCCAATTGGATTTCTAGGTCTTCTTCGAGCCAGGCCCAGTTAGAGAGCCAACTCTAAGGCCTTTTCAAAGCCAGTGCTAAGACCTTTACACCCTAACCCCTTACGCGGGAGTTTCGTTCTGTATGTCTTTCCTGTAATAGCCAGTTGAAGTGCTTGTCGCTAGGAGTTTTCTTGGAAGTTCCATTCCATCTAGTTCAATTCTGGTTCCCAGTTATCGTCCAATGAGCAAGCCAGTTAGAGATGTTCTTTATTTAGTGTATGTCCTAGTCAGCAAGTTATGGTTCGGTTCAGAAACGTATAATGGAGAAGCTCCAGTAGTTCTTCCTTTAGAGCCAGTAGAAGTATAAGGAGAAGTACCGACAAGTGTACCATCCGTAGTAGTAGTTGTTGTGCCTTTTATTTCTCTTGAAGGAGGAGGCCTTGGCCAGTTAAGGGTTAGAGTTTGAGTTATTGGGGTCAGAACCTTTGAGCTAACAATGCTAATTCGTGGGATGAAATGACTTCTTTTATAAGGTCAAGGGTGGTCGAAGATCAGGAGTGGTGCGGAAGGTGAACCGGAGGATGTGGCGAGTAAGAAGCTATTTTCATGTTGTTCGTTCTGGTCTGGTAGGGCTATGCATGCGATCAGAGTGTCTGTTGCTGATGAGATGCGCCCCCATATATGGGGGCATTACAGACCAAAGAAAGGCATGGCTTACTTTGAGGGAAGTTAATGAACATGCGACCGCAAGTAAGTGTCAGTGCCTGGAGACTGAACAACATGGCCTGAAGCGGTGTAGTTGGGGCTCTTTCTTGTTACTGTATTAAGGTGAAGAACCTTTGTGATCAGTTGGAGACTTTTGGTATGAAAAACTATGACGCCGGTAATCTTAGTCAGATCATGAAGGgtatcaaatatgaaatatgatggGATAAGGCAGTCTTTGCTACTGCATCAACATAACCCTTCCTAGAATCATTTGTTTCCCTCATTTCATTTATCCTTTGCTTTATATTCTACGCTTACTTATGTCTAGTATCTAGTCGAATTGGATTCTATTATTCTAATAGAAAACTATTAATGCATTCTATGACATTGACATTTAAATCTGGCAATAGTGACACAGTCACACCACTCCAATTTAgattgaaaaaaacaaagaagagaagGGGTAAAGTCAAATAATCTTCTTCACAATATACATACTATGTATAGGAATGCGGTACAATTAATTCCCGACATCTGGtagaaaaagaatataaagcAGAAAAAGgcttttcataatttttttattttttttttatcatacatAATTGCCAACAAGAATTTGGTTCTTTTTACGAACTTGATGTTGATAAATCCGCGGATCTAGAAATTCATTTCGGACAATTGAACCTTCTCAAACTGTTTCTTTTTAAGAACCAAAAAGATTTGTGCCAAAATAACAGAAGACAAGAAGAACAAAAGGCCTTGGATACGTAATGGATCTTGAAGTACTATTTCTGCATCTCCCTGACCAAATCCACCCACATTAGGATTACTCGTTAATGGTTGATCAAGTTTAATAGATTCACCCTCTGAAACAAGAAGTTCTGGTCCTGGAGGGATAATATCAACCACTTGACGTCCATCCGATGCATCCGCTATGGTTATTTCGTacccccctttttcttttcgtATGATTTTGCTTACTATACCCGCCGCTGTAGCATTATAAACTGTATTGTTACTCTTGCTCCCGTCAGGATAAATCTGACCCCTTCCCCTGTTCCTGCCTACGTATATGGGATATTTTAAGAAGTGAACATCTTTCTTAGTAGCGGGGTCGGGAGAAAGAATAGGAAAGGTGATTTCACTATATTTTTGACCAGGAACAGGACCTATcacaagaatattttttttagtagggCGATAGTTCTGAAAAGATAGATTGCCTATCTTTTCTTTCATCTCGGGGGAAATACAATCGGGTGGGGCTAATTCAAACCCCTCAGGTAAAATAAGAACAACCCCCACATTCAAAGCCCCTCTTTTACCATTAGCAAGAACTTGTTTCAGTTGCATATCAAAAGGAATTCGAACAACTGCTTCAAATATAGTATCCGGAAGTACCGCTTGTGGAACCTCAATATCCACGGGCTTATTAGCTAAATGACAATTGGCACATACAATACGTCCAGTCGCTTCTCGTGGATTTTCATAACCCTGCTGTGCAAAAATGGGATATGCATTTGAAATGGATGTCCGAGttattatatatatcataagCGATACGGAAATGGATCGAGTAATCTGTTCCTTTATCCAAGAAAAGGTATTTCTAGTTTGCATGGTCCAATCATTGATCCCGAAAATTTCTACAATAAATTAGGTAGGTCGCTAGTATAGTTCCCTATCCATGATTCTGCTATTTACTGAAATAATTTTACTGGAATATAGGAGGAATCCCTTGGATGGGtagaaatataaaaagtaagCACGATTTTGAACACTTTGTTTATGTACAAAGTAACAAACATTCTAATTGGATTAATATCAACAATGGATTGGATCATTTTTCAGTCATTCATTGAATGATAAATCACTACAAGTGACGGAGATACACGATTTAAATACCGGAAgatccaatatttttaaattgtatcTAGAATGACCGGAAAGGTGGAAACAAGACCAGATATAATTTGATCGTTATGAGCAAATCCAAAATCTTTGTAGACAGAGCCAATCATTAGTTCCCAACCATGGGGCGAGTGGAATCCGATACATAAATCAGTTaataaaagaatagaaaaagctTTTATTGTGTCGCTTAAGTTATATAGGAATTGCTGAATCCAAGAGTTAAGAATAAGAAGTTCTTCATTACCCAGAATAGAATAACCACTTAGAATAACGAAACAGATTATATTTGTCGAGAAGTGCAAAATCGTATGGATAGGATCCTCATTGTACATCTTGATCAATTGGATCGTTTCTTTGTGGATTCCCATACGAAGCTTTTGTAGATGTGTTTCCGGGCATTCCTTTATCATTTCGTCCAACAAGAAGAGTTCCTCTAATTCTatgaatttttctagaataCTCTTTTCTTGAATATCATTCAAAAAAGTTTCAGATTGCCTAGTATTCCACCAATTAGTAACCCAAGATTCCAGACTTTTATTAAGTGATAGAGAGATCCACCAGGGCAAAAATACTATAGATGCAAGATATAGAAGGGGAGTGAATGCtttcttttttgtcatttttttttcagctGTGAATTGTTAATGAACCCAATTCATTCGTCGACTCTCGATCTAATAGTTCTATCAAGCATGAGTTCTATTACAAGGTATCGAGCCTATGAATCTATTCTCTGTTTTTTATTTGCGATTCAGCAGTTAGTCCTTGAATCTAGAAAGAATACATAAATAGAATAAGAGTCCACTTCGAatgaagaaataataaaaaatattgtttccaGATATCTCCGCAATTGGTCAAATTCTAAGCACCCCTTTCGATGAATGCCCAAGAATGCCTGAAAGAACCGcttttttaatgaatattatTCGGATTTCAAGACGAAAGAACTCCCTTTCGACCAtttctatcaaaattttgaatatttcgAAAAACTTTTGCTGGCTACCGGAATAATTGAGAGAAATTTCTGAAGAATATTGTGATGGGATGAAGTGGCAAAACAAGATAGAAATTTGATAGTTGTCATTATAAGAGGTTTAGTCATTAAGGAACACAAAAGAAAGGATAAAAAGAAACGCCGATTgacaaaaaagagagagaatttACAAGATATGATCTATCTGCATCTAGCGTATCAATTCCAAATATTGGAcctaaaataaattctttatttcGAAATGTTTTGATATATGGGAATTTTTCGATTTGTTACTTGCTTTGTTACTGTGAGTAGATTTCCATACGCATAAAAGACCATTTTTGCGGACAAAAACAGTTTCCTTTTATGATTGTTTCGTATACGTCTGCTTTGGCTCAAATGAGCGTTCTGAAGAAACTTCAGTTAAGTTATGCTATAGAAAAGGAAGGGCGGattcttgaattttttcccTCCTGCTAAGAAATCAGTTCATTTCAAAATACTTCAATTGGTACACGCAAGAAATAGGTTAATTCAGCAGCTTTTTGTTCCATTTCTCGTGGCGTCAAATTCTCATCAGTACGAGTCAAAGGAATGGCCCCCTGGCCTCTGATTTCCATATAAAGGACAAGGGCATAAATATCCTCTTTAACTGCTATTCTGATGGACTGAATATCTTTCATAAGTAATCGGAGGAAGATCCGGCGATTTTTTCCAGGAACTCCCCAACGAAAAATACACACTATTCCTTCTTTTCTATCGAATCGATCATAACCACTACCTACATTCCACGAAATTGTGCACCACAAATAGGAGCTAATAAAGAGACCGACAATCCCGTAGAAAGACATCACGATCccttgtggaaaaaaaattatttgctgAGACGGAAATAAAGATATCAAATTCCTACCAAGATAACTGGAAGTTCCAACCAATAAGAACCCTAATGAAcctaaaaaaaggataaaggCCCAGCAGAAATTACTTGTTTTTCGAGACCCCGTTATAAGTTCTATCCATATACGTTCTGATCGCCAACTCATACTAGATCCAGTTGCATTTTATTGTAATTGAGAGAATAACCCATATAGGAATACATTTTACTTTACTCTTTTTGTTTACGAAGTAACTCTCATCAACTAGCACTATTCTGATGTGAACCTTTAGGTGTAATTCATCGAATTggttaaatctaaaataataacatCCCCCTCATATGATCCCCTATAGATATCTACATACATATAGATTTCCATTTCAGACATCCGATGATCCTGATCTATTTTAAAATAGCTATAATTTATTTACCCATATATCATGTTTCCACATACCATACATAAGAGCTCTTTCATTTATGTTCTGAGGAAGCCACATGTTATACCATATTCCACTAAATGGATATCTGTGTTATGATCCAAGTCTAagtcttgaaaaaaaaaaagaactattcGCAACCTTTGATTCTTTCTACAATTCGATCTTATGTCACTAAagaaaactccatttttctgattttgacTTTAATTCCGATAAAATAACTACTTGTTTgacacaaataaaataattgaacttAAGGCTCTACTTGATTTTTTTGGattcaaagaaaagaaagcgTGAAGCTGAAATAACTCACTCAGAACACCCTTTAAAGTATTACATGGTACGATTGGATCGAATAAGCCCTTATGGAATAAATATTCAGCCGCTTGTGAACCTTCAGGTACTGTCTTTTTCAATGTTTGTTCAATTACCCTTTTACCCGCAAATGCAATGTAGGAATTGGGTTCGGCAATAATGATATCTCCCAACATACCAAAACTTGTTGTCATCCCACCAGTAGTAGGAGATGTAAGGATTGAtacataaaataactttttatttgattgataATCATATAAAGCGGAAGATATTTTAGCCATTTGCATCAAGCTCAAACTTCCTTCTTGCATACGTGCTCCTCCGGAAGAACACACTAGAATAAGAGGTAGAAATTCATTGGTGGCATATTCGATCAAACGGGTAATTTTCTCACCTACTACGGATCCCATACTACCCCCCATAAACTGAAAATCCATAACCCCAATTGCTACGGGAATACCGTTTAGTTGACCTGTGCCTGTTTGAACAGCCTCAGTTAATCCTGTCTTTCTTTGATAAAAATCAATACGCTCTTTATAAGGTTCCTCCCCCGAATGAAATTCAATAGGATCCAGAGAGACCATGTCTTCATCCACAGGATCCCACGTACCCGGATCAATCGAAAGTTCGATTCTATCTGAACTACTCATTTGAAAATGATATCCGCATTGTTcgcaaatatttatttttgactttaaatttattttctaataaaatccATAACAATTTTCGCATTGAATCCACAAATGCCTGTATTTTTGAGCTACATATAGAACATTAGAACTTTTTAAATCACTACCATTCGTGCTAGTTTGTTTACTGGAACTCCCGTGTTCACTCCTAGTTCTACTTTGACCACAAATGTAACTATAAATGTAACTGTCACTGTAATTGTTACTACCACtttaaatgtaattattaaTGCAACTATTAATGTGCTTATTCCAACTATATTTAGTATCATACATGTAACGATCATAGTGGGGATGATTACTCTTAGATACATTATTCAGATAACTAGAATTTACATTATTCAGATAACTAGAATTCCgataactataaaaaaaactttctagTTCACTCAAAAAAGACTGATCGTTATCAATCtcaaaaatatgattttcaatatcaaaatatatgaaataactGACCCCATTCCTATCCCTAACTAAAAAAGTGTCATCAGAGATGAAATTCCGAATGTCCCTGACGCCGAATAAATGATCAACATTACTATAACTAGAACTCTTAATTTGACTCcaattattaatgtttttatccGTATTATTTATAACCTGGTCTTCACTTCCACTGGTATTTTCAATAGGATCAGGACTGTCCGTTGATTTACTTAGCCCACACCTGTATTCTAACTTCTCGTTAAACAACATCGAATTGAACCACCATTTTTCCATAGAGCTTTCTTGCCCCCTATTTACattaaaatacaataaatgaataGTCATTCgatgaaaaatcatttgaataTTTCATTTCCTATCACAATAAGCATATAGATCCAATCAGTAGGATTATTAACTAATAACGAGTGAGTATTGAAAGAAATGATTCTATTTTGTGGGAATCTGGGATATAACTTCACTATACGATACGGTGGAACCCCCtttcaattataaatataaagagtGGTTTCTCCCACCAAAAAAAGTGTCAAATTCGCATCGAAAAAAAGAAGTATTTGTTCTCTCctatgaacaatttttttcGTAAAATATCATCTAATAATAAGTTTCTATTCCAACACGGAATGAAAAGGACAATATACAGGATGGGGTAGAAGGAGTTGTAATACTTGGCTCGATATATGGCCGAAACTACAAGATATAAAAGAATACGCCAATCCTAAGGATCCATAGGATTAATTGTGGATCTAACACAACAATAGAAAATTGGAGTTGTTTAGTCTTAGATTTTGTATTGTATATCTAGATAAGTATGTATCTATCcaaaatatatacatacaatAGTCTTTTTGTATTCGGCTCAATccttttttttagtaaaagatTGGGCCGAGTTTAATTGCAATTCAATTTAGGAAACGAACAATAATTACTGGATTACAAAGTATCCATTGCTGGGAATTCAAATTGGATTTCCTTCCATACTTCACAAGCAGCAGCTAGTTCAGGACTCCATTTGCTAGCTGCACGGATAATTTAATTACCCTCACGAGCAAGATCACGTCCCTCATTACGAGCTTGTACACATGCTTCAAGAGCTACTTGATTAGCTACGGCACCCGGTGCATTTCCCCAAGGGTGTCCTAAAGTTCCTCCACCGAACTGTAGTACGGAATCATCTCCAAAGATCTCGGTCAGAGCAGGTATATGCCAAACGTGAATACCCCCATAAGCCACTGGCAGAACACCTGGTAGAGAGACCCAATCTTGAGTGAAATAAATACCGCGACTTCGGtctttttcaacaaaatcatcaCGTAATAAATCAACAAAGCCCAAAGTGATCTCTCTTTCTCCTTCAAGTTTACCTACTACGGTACCGGCGTGAATATGATCTCCTCTAGACAGACGTAAGGCTTTAGCTAGTACACGAAAGTGCATACCATGATTCTTCTGTCTATTAATAACTGCATGCATTGCACGATGGATGTGAAGAAGTAGGCCATTATCTCGACAATAATGAGCCAAGCTAGTATTTGCAGTGAATCCCCCTGTTAAGTAGTCATGCATTATGATAGGAACTCCCAATTCTCTGGCAAATACAGCCCTTTTGATCATTTCTTCGCATGTACCTGCAGTAGCATTCAAGTAATGCCCTTTGATTTCACCTGTTTTAGCCTGTGATTTAAAAATGGCTTCAGCACAAAATAAGAAACGGTCTCTCCAACGCATAAATGGTTGGGAGTTCACGTTCTCATCATCTTTAGTAAAATCAAGTCCACCGCGGAGACATTCATAAACTGCTCTACCATAGTTCTTAGCGGATAACCCCAATTTAGGTTTAATAGTACATCCCAATAGGGGACGACCATACTTGTTCAATTTATCTCTCTCAACTTGGATGCCATGAGGCGGGCCTTGGAAAGTTTTAGAATAAGCAAGGGGGATTCGCAGATCCTCTAGACGTAGAGCGCGCAGAGCTTTGAACCCAAACACATTACCCACAATGGAAGTAAACATGTTAGTAACAGAGCCTTCTTCAAAAATGTCTAAAGGGTAAGCTACATAAgcaatatattgattttcttctcCAGCAACGGGCTCGATGTGGTAGCATCGTCCTTTGTAACG of the Vitis vinifera cultivar Pinot Noir 40024 chromosome 10, ASM3070453v1 genome contains:
- the LOC132254514 gene encoding cytochrome f-like, coding for MQTRNTFSWIKEQITRSISVSLMIYIITRTSISNAYPIFAQQGYENPREATGRIVCANCHLANKPVDIEVPQAVLPDTIFEAVVRIPFDMQLKQVLANGKRGALNVGVVLILPEGFELAPPDCISPEMKEKIGNLSFQNYRPTKKNILVIGPVPGQKYSEITFPILSPDPATKKDVHFLKYPIYVGRNRGRGQIYPDGSKSNNTVYNATAAGIVSKIIRKEKGGYEITIADASDGRQVVDIIPPGPELLVSEGESIKLDQPLTSNPNVGGFGQGDAEIVLQDPLRIQGLLFFLSSVILAQIFLVLKKKQFEKVQLSEMNF